From a single Apium graveolens cultivar Ventura chromosome 2, ASM990537v1, whole genome shotgun sequence genomic region:
- the LOC141706414 gene encoding tetraspanin-15-like isoform X1 has product MADNTNHTETVTAPEPESHTETVTAPEPEAEREPKPEPEPESITAPEPTPQPEKEETPEITTETASEKGSSEKPKNSMKPLEHILNLAAFLLTLPIIAIVVWLIFMTGYDCEYLLKMHKLYDGIIAMLVVMGVLNIVASFMMKKPPLRMPALILITIPAIVVLIVGIGLVGGFNMESRSVPGSPQRLKLKVYNTDNWSRIKSCLYDKSICQVLASGTSMIKSYDYATKKLSPVQSGCCRPPASCGMEYVNATYWKKNDGSEDTSKGHNSDCDTWTNQETILCYNCNSCREGFRTTVGRRWIILGSFLISVAGLLFIVHLLLFVVSMSESSGK; this is encoded by the exons ATGGCTGATAACACTAATCACACTGAAACAGTTACAGCCCCTGAACCTGAATCTCACACTGAAACAGTTACAGCCCCTGAACCTGAAGCAGAACGAGAACCGAAACCAGAACCGGAACCAGAATCTATTACAGCACCAGAACCAACACCGCAACCTGAAAAGGAAGAAACTCCAGAGATTACTACTGAAACTGCCAGTGAGAAGGGAAGTTCGGAGAAGCCAAAAAATAGCATGAAGCCTCTAGAGCATATATTAAACCTGGCAGCTTTTCTTCTAACTCTACCAATAATTGCTATAGTCGTTTGGTTAATCTTCATGACAGGTTACGACTGTGAATATCTCTTAAAAATGCATAAGCTATACGACGGTATCATTGCAATGCTGGTAGTAATGGGCGTACTAAATATTGTGGCGTCATTTATGATGAAGAAACCACCATTGCGAATGCCTGCATTGATCTTAATCACGATCCCCGCGATAGTGGTGTTAATTGTGGGAATTGGACTAGTAGGAGGTTTTAACATGGAGAGCCGATCCGTGCCTGGTTCGCCTCAACGGCTGAAATTGAAAGTATATAACACTGATAATTGGAGCAGAATTAAGTCATGCTTGTATGATAAAAGCATTTGTCAAGTTTTAGCATCCGGAACTAGTATGATCAAGTCCTATGATTATGCAACCAAAAAGCTGTCACCAGTGCAG TCGGGATGTTGCAGGCCACCAGCAAGTTGCGGTATGGAATATGTTAATGCAACATACTGGAAAAAAAATGATGGATCAGAGGATACGAGTAAAGGACATAATAGTGATTGTGATACATGGACGAATCAAGAAACAATTCTGTGTTACAACTGCAACAGCTGCAGAGAAGGATTCAGAACAACAGTCGGGAGAAGATGGATTATACTGGGATCTTTTCTAATTTCAGTTGCCGGCTTGCTCTTTATTGTGCATCTGTTATTGTTTGTTGTTTCCATGTCCGAGAGTTCTGGAAAATAG
- the LOC141706414 gene encoding tetraspanin-15-like isoform X2: MADNTNHTETVTAPEPESHTETVTAPEPEAEREPKPEPEPESITAPEPTPQPEKEETPEITTETASEKGSSEKPKNSMKPLEHILNLAAFLLTLPIIAIVVWLIFMTGYDCEYLLKMHKLYDGIIAMLVVMGVLNIVASFMMKKPPLRMPALILITIPAIVVLIVGIGLVGGFNMESRSVPGSPQRLKLKVYNTDNWSRIKSCLYDKSICQVLASGTSMIKSYDYATKKLSPVQATSKLRYGIC; this comes from the exons ATGGCTGATAACACTAATCACACTGAAACAGTTACAGCCCCTGAACCTGAATCTCACACTGAAACAGTTACAGCCCCTGAACCTGAAGCAGAACGAGAACCGAAACCAGAACCGGAACCAGAATCTATTACAGCACCAGAACCAACACCGCAACCTGAAAAGGAAGAAACTCCAGAGATTACTACTGAAACTGCCAGTGAGAAGGGAAGTTCGGAGAAGCCAAAAAATAGCATGAAGCCTCTAGAGCATATATTAAACCTGGCAGCTTTTCTTCTAACTCTACCAATAATTGCTATAGTCGTTTGGTTAATCTTCATGACAGGTTACGACTGTGAATATCTCTTAAAAATGCATAAGCTATACGACGGTATCATTGCAATGCTGGTAGTAATGGGCGTACTAAATATTGTGGCGTCATTTATGATGAAGAAACCACCATTGCGAATGCCTGCATTGATCTTAATCACGATCCCCGCGATAGTGGTGTTAATTGTGGGAATTGGACTAGTAGGAGGTTTTAACATGGAGAGCCGATCCGTGCCTGGTTCGCCTCAACGGCTGAAATTGAAAGTATATAACACTGATAATTGGAGCAGAATTAAGTCATGCTTGTATGATAAAAGCATTTGTCAAGTTTTAGCATCCGGAACTAGTATGATCAAGTCCTATGATTATGCAACCAAAAAGCTGTCACCAGTGCAG GCCACCAGCAAGTTGCGGTATGGAATATGTTAA
- the LOC141708799 gene encoding uncharacterized protein LOC141708799: MASLVSLAFIALLISAIATVSESRVARKDLDLNLGNGLGIGLGIGAGIGIGLGGSGSGSGAGAGSGSGSGSGSSSSSGSSSSSSSGSSSGSSGGSGAGSEAGSYAGSHAGSRAGSGSGGNQGGGSGRGSGSGRGEGSGSGNGSGEGGGYGSGHGSGHGK; this comes from the coding sequence ATGGCGAGTCTGGTGTCATTGGCTTTCATTGCTTTGCTTATTTCAGCTATTGCCACTGTTTCCGAAAGTCGAGTAGCAAGAAAGGATTTAGATTTAAATTTAGGTAATGGTCTCGGTATTGGACTTGGAATTGGTGCTGGCATTGGGATTGGATTAGGAGGAAGTGGTTCTGGTTCTGGTGCTGGTGCTGGTTCTGGTTCTGGTTCAGGCTCGGGCTCTAGTTCGAGTTCAGGGTCAAGCTCATCTTCATCATCAGGATCCAGCTCAGGTAGTTCAGGAGGTTCTGGTGCTGGCTCAGAAGCAGGTTCATATGCAGGGTCACATGCTGGATCAAGAGCTGGTTCAGGTTCTGGGGGAAACCAAGGAGGCGGATCAGGCCGTGGGTCTGGATCAGGACGCGGGGAGGGATCAGGATCCGGAAATGGTTCTGGTGAAGGTGGTGGATATGGATCAGGGCATGGCAGTGGACATGGCAAATGA
- the LOC141708800 gene encoding laccase-11-like, with protein MALCFRWSQAILFLSISCTATSLLVDAALKTYQFDVQVKNVSRLCHAKPIVTVNGMFPGPTVYAREGDQILINVTNHAQYNLSIHWHGLKQFRNGWADGPAYITQCPIQTGSSYTYNMTVTGQRGTLWWHAHILWLRATVYGAIVIMPKEGTPFPFPQPYREANIVLGEWWNDDVETIVKQGNKLGLPPQMSDAHTINGKPGPLFPCSEKHTFAMEVESGKTYLLRIVNAALNDELFFAIAGHILTVVEIDAVYTKPFTTNAILIAPGQTTNVLVIADQSPGRYFMAVSPFMDAPVPVDNRTATAILQYKGIPNTVLPTLPQLPASNNTNFALTYSSKLKSLNTPQFPANVPLKVDRHLFYTVGLGQNVCPNCQNGTQLTASLNNITFVMPKTGLLQAHYFNIPGVFKTDFPDRPSAPFNYTGAPLTANLRTTLGTRLSKLKFNSTVELVLQDTNLLTVESHPFHLHGFNFFVMGSGVGNFNPRKDPAKFNLVDPPERNTVGVPTGGWTAIRFRADNPGVWFMHCHLELHTMWGLKMAFVVENGKSAEESILPPPRDLPPC; from the exons ATGGCATTATGTTTTCGATGGTCTCAAGCTATACTCTTTCTCTCCATAAGCTGCACTGCAACTTCTCTCTTAGTCGATGCCGCATTGAAGACATATCAGTTTGAT GTTCAAGTGAAGAATGTTAGCAGACTGTGCCATGCAAAACCGATTGTCACAGTAAATGGGATGTTTCCAGGGCCTACTGTATATGCTCGAGAAGGAGATCAGATTCTTATAAACGTTACTAATCATGCACAATACAATCTGTCCATCCATTG GCATGGTCTGAAACAATTCCGCAATGGATGGGCTGATGGACCAGCATATATAACACAATGTCCAATCCAGACAGGGAGCAGCTACACTTACAATATGACGGTTACAGGCCAAAGGGGAACCCTGTGGTGGCATGCACATATTTTGTGGCTAAGAGCAACTGTTTATGGTGCCATTGTCATTATGCCTAAAGAAGGAACTCCATTTCCATTCCCTCAACCTTATCGCGAAGCTAATATAGTCTTGG GAGAATGGTGGAATGATGATGTCGAAACAATTGTTAAGCAAGGCAATAAGTTGGGATTGCCACCACAAATGTCAGATGCTCATACCATCAATGGAAAACCAGGACCTCTTTTCCCTTGCTCTGAAAAAc ATACTTTTGCAATGGAAGTGGAGTCAGGAAAAACATACCTCTTACGAATCGTGAACGCTGCACTCAATGATGAGCTCTTTTTTGCTATTGCTGGTCACATATTGACAGTGGTAGAGATTGATGCCGTTTACACAAAACCCTTCACCACCAATGCCATTCTTATTGCACCTGGCCAAACGACAAACGTACTAGTAATCGCTGACCAATCTCCAGGCCGTTATTTCATGGCAGTAAGCCCTTTCATGGATGCACCAGTACCTGTAGACAACAGAACTGCCACTGCGATCTTACAGTATAAAGGCATTCCGAATACTGTACTTCCTACCTTGCCTCAACTTCCAGCCTCAAACAACACCAACTTTGCATTAACTTATAGCAGTAAACTCAAAAGCCTAAATACTCCACAATTTCCAGCTAATGTTCCTCTTAAGGTTGATCGACACCTGTTTTATACCGTTGGTCTCGGGCAAAACGTCTGTCCCAACTGCCAGAATGGAACACAATTAACAGCATCACTTAACAACATAACATTTGTGATGCCAAAGACTGGACTCTTGCAAGCTCATTATTTCAATATTCCCGGGGTATTTAAGACCGATTTTCCAGACCGTCCCTCCGCGCCTTTCAACTATACAGGTGCACCACTCACAGCTAATCTCAGGACTACCTTAGGCACCAGGTTAAGTAAGCTGAAGTTTAATTCTACTGTGGAATTAGTTTTGCAAGACACTAATCTCCTCACAGTCGAGTCTCATCCATTCCATCTTCATGGCTTCAACTTCTTTGTCATGGGAAGCGGTGTAGGGAACTTTAACCCGAGAAAAGACCCTGCTAAGTTTAacttggttgatccacctgagAGAAATACTGTTGGTGTTCCCACTGGAGGTTGGACTGCTATCAGGTTCAGAGCTGATAATCCAG GTGTTTGGTTCATGCATTGTCATTTGGAACTCCACACAATGTGGGGTTTGAAGATGGCTTTTGTCGTTGAAAACGGCAAGTCAGCAGAAGAATCTATCCTGCCACCACCTAGAGACCTTCCTCCCTGCTAG
- the LOC141703860 gene encoding uncharacterized protein LOC141703860 — translation MTRSYVTATTGTSSNTVSIDTNHPYFLQSSDNPGTTLVTMLLTEQNYHQWSRFVSIALSAKLKLGFIDGSVSKPIDNNIQIAMWNRCNDMVVSWLLNSISTEIRNSVAYLSTAQQIWEDLTTRFSQSNMPRTFQLRKELSSLQQGNLSVTSYFTKFKTLVAEIDNLAPIPKCTCVTTNCSCQSAQKLNQYEEILKLSQFLMGLSDAFTAIRGHLLLMKPIPSLNQAFSLLLQEESQRDFASISNTPVTENMAMNVKFNPNFRTKGINNAGQRKTSDSAFTCDYYQMTGHFRDKCFCLHGYPEWHKMYGKPKPKPRKQNAGNKSVVVAHVSLNEDKTDTSHKEHNSNATLNAFSDTQCQQLAKMIQESIKQSQCQTPGSSNAHMSSMIFSSAVFSTTVSSNTTGMSNHLAAYDWIIDSGATNHITFDYTVLSNSKSVKSVLHLPNNTTVPITHIGNVQLTSSFTLFEDLILKREKEIGNLQDGLYKLQLPDLFQASTSYALVSSDHSQTCNSFAHSACTSNSNSVNLWHNSLGHPSVDVLTKLPDVHVKQYYDHLKVFGCLCYATNVTDTDKLSSRAIKEMSDLLKQYFLFLNKSHASTPLFTICESTLEDSNPVDVNAAQSSIDLPAGHILESQDYVGLPSATTCSTYSASTCLYPLHQYISYENISSLYKAYVTKTSQIQVPYSFKQTVIDPNCCAAMKTEIQALESNQTWELVTLPSNQHVIDCKWLFKVKYNPDGSVERYNTRLVAKGFTQEFGVDYFDTFAPVAKMVTVRVFLAVAAKKAWNVTQMDVTNAFLHGDLNETVYMKLPPGYRVLSTAHQSVSSQFVCKLRKSLYGLKQAPRCWYLKLSTALQSYGFKQSQSDNSLFTFTSNSIFMAVLIYVDDILVTGSSTEHINAMKAFLKTKFKIKDLGPLRYFLGIEVARSTTGFYLNQRKYALDLIKETGLSRAKPSVIPIEQNHKLIDNSFVFLSDTDTVMYRRLVGRLIYLTITRPDLSYAVHVLSQFLSKPRSDHLQAIYRVLRYLKQTHGQGLLISATGNLQITTYTDSDWAGCPESRQSLTGFCITIGSSLVSWRSKKQPTVSRSSAEAEYRAMADTCCEITWFLTLLNDFQLNHTMPASLYCDNKSALYISSNPVFHERTKHIEIDCHLVCEKLKKGIIQMFHLASGQQPADMFTKATSAAVIKFFLSKLNVCNLFQNHST, via the exons ATGACTCGATCATATGTTACTGCAACTACTGGTACATCATCTAATACTGTATCAATTGATACTAATCATCCTTATTTTCTACAAAGTTCTGATAATCCTGGCACAACTTTGGTTACAATGCTCTTAACTGAGCAAAATTATCATCAATGGAGTCGATTTGTGTCTATAGCCTTATCTGCTAAACTTAAGCTAGGATTCATTGATGGCTCTGTTAGCAAGCCTATTGATAATAACATTCAAATTGCAATGTGGAATCGCTGCAATGATATGGTTGTGTCTTGGTTGTTGAATTCAATATCCACTGAAATAAGAAATAGTGTGGCTTATCTCTCTACTGCTCAACAAATCTGGGAAGATTTGACTACTAGATTCTCTCAGAGCAACATGCCTAGGACATTTCAACTTCGCAAAGAGTTGTCTTCTCTACAACAAGGCAATCTCTCTGTTACATCTTACTTTACTAAGTTCAAGACACTTGTTGCTGAAATTGATAATCTAGCACCTATTCCAAAATGTACCTGTGTAACAACCAACTGTTCATGTCAGAGTGCTCAGAAATTGAATCAGTATGAAGAAATATTGAAACTAAGTCAGTTTCTTATGGGACTGAGTGACGCATTTACTGCAATTAGGGGACATTTGCTTCTAATGAAACCAATACCATCACTCAATCAGGCATTCTCCTTGCTTCTCCAAGAAGAATCTCAAAGAGATTTTGCTTCTATCTCTAATACTCCTGTGACAGAAAACATGGCAATGAATGTGAAATTTAACCCCAATTTCAGAACTAAAGGGATAAACAATGCTGGTCAAAGGAAAACAAGTGATTCTGCTTTTACTTGTGATTACTATCAAATGACAGGACACTTCAGAGACAAATGCTTCTGTCTCCATGGCTATCCAGAGTGGCACAAAATGTATGGCAAACCTAAGCCTAAACCAAGAAAGCAAAATGCAGGAAACAAATCTGTAGTTGTTGCTCATGTGAGTCTTAATGAAGACAAAACTGATACTTCTCACAAAGAACACAACTCAAATGCTACTCTCAATGCCTTCTCTGATACTCAATGCCAACAACTTGCTAAAATGATTCAAGAATCAATCAAGCAATCTCAATGTCAGACACCTGGTTCCTCAAATGCTCATATGTCTAGTATGATCTTCTCATCTGCAGTATTTTCTACAACAGTTAGTTCTAATACTACTGGTATGAGTAATCATCTAGCTGCATATGACTGGATAATAGACTCAGGAGCTACTAATCACATAACATTTGACTACACAGTCTTGAGTAATTCTAAATCTGTGAAATCAGTATTGCACTTGCCAAATAATACAACTGTTCCTATCACTCACATAGGAAATGTTCAGCTGACCTCTTCTTTCACTCTTTTTGAA GACCTTATCTTGAAGAGGGAGAAAGAGATTGGTAACTTGCAAGATGGTCTATACAAATTGCAACTCCCTGATCTCTTTCAAGCCTCAACTTCATATGCTTTAGTCTCATCAGATCATTCTCAAACTTGTAATTCTTTTGCTCATAGTGCTTGTACTTCCAATTCTAATTCTGTCAATTTGTGGCACAATAGTTTAGGACATCCTTCTGTTGATGTCTTAACTAAACTTCCTGATGTACATGTAAAACAAT ATTATGATCATCTTAAGGTGTTTGGTTGTCTTTGTTATGCAACAAATGTTACTGACACTGACAAACTAAGTTCTAGAGCTATTAAAG AGATGTCAGATTTGTTGAAACAGTATTTCCTTTTTTTAAATAAATCTCATGCTTCTACTCCTTTATTCACTATCTGTGAAAGTACTCTTGAGGATAGTAATCCTGTTGATGTTAATGCTGCGCAATCATCCATTGATTTACCTGCTGGTCATATCTTAGAATCTCAA GATTATGTTGGTTTACCATCTGCTACAACCTGCTCCACCTATTCTGCGTCTACTTGTCTTTATCCTCTCCATCAATACATATCTTATGAGAATATATCTTCTTTATACAAAGCTTATGTAACCAAGACATCTCAGATTCAAGTGCCTTATTCTTTTAAGCAAACTGTTATAGATCCTAACTGTTGTGCTGCAATGAAAACTGAAATTCAAGCTTTGGAATCAAATCAAACTTGGGAGTTGGTTACTTTACCATCAAATCAACATGTCATTGACTGCAAATGGTTGTTTAAAGTAAAATATAATCCAGATGGTTCAGTAGAAAGATACAATACTAGGTTAGTAGCCAAAGGATTCACTCAAGAATTTGGAGttgattattttgataccttTGCACCTGTTGCAAAGATGGTCACTGTGAGAGTGTTCTTGGCTGTTGCTGCTAAAAAGGCCTGGAATGTCACTCAAATGGATGTTACTAATGCATTTCTCCATGGAGATCTAAATGAAACAGTATATATGAAACTACCTCCTGGATACAGAGTTCTATCTACAGCACATCAATCTGTTTCATCTCAGTTTGTGTGCAAATTAAGGAAATCACTATATGGCTTGAAGCAGGCTCCTAGGTGTTGGTATCTGAAACTTTCTACAGCTCTACAGAGTTATGGATTTAAACAGTCTCAAAGTGATAACAGCTTATTCACCTTCACTAGTAATTCCATATTCATGGCTGTATTaatctatgttgatgatatattGGTTACTGGCTCATCTACTGAACATATTAATGCTATGAAAGCATTTCTCAAGACCAAATTCAAGATCAAGGACTTGGGTCCTCTCAGGTATTTCTTAGGCATTGAAGTTGCCAGGTCAACCACTGGCTTTTATCTCAACCAACGCAAATATGCTCTTGATCTTATCAAGGAAACTGGCTTATCTAGAGCTAAACCTTCTGTCATTCCAATTGAGCAAAACCACAAACTTATTGACAACTCATTTGTCTTCCTATCTGATACTGATACTGTAATGTATAGAAGATTAGTGGGTCGTTTGATCTATCTTACCATCACTCGACCTGACTTATCATATGCAGTCCATGTACTGTCTCAGTTCCTTTCAAAACCTCGTTCGGATCATTTGCAAGCTATTTATcgagtacttagatatctaaaacAGACACATGGACAAGGATTGCTCATTTCTGCCACTGGAAATTTACAGATAACAACATATACTGACTCTGACTGGGCTGGTTGTCCAGAGTCCAGACAATCACTTACTGGCTTCTGCATCACCATCGGATCTTCTCTTGTTTCTTGGCGTAGCAAAAAGCAGCCAACTGTATCTCGTTCGTCTGCTGAGGCAGAATACAGGGCCATGGCAGATACATGCTGTGAAATAACTTGGTTCCTGACTTTACTTAATGACTTTCAGCTAAATCATACTATGCCAGCTTCTCTTTATTGTGACAACAAGTCAGCATTGTATATATCATCTAATCCAGTATTTCACGAACGAACTAAGCACATCGAAATCGACTGTCACTTGGTTTGTGAAAAACTCAAAAAGGGAATTATTCAGATGTTTCACTTGGCCTCAGGACAGCAGCCTGCTGATATGTTCACCAAGGCAACAAGTGCTGCTGTTATCAAGTTCTTTCTTTCCAAGTTGAATGTCTGCAACTTGTTTCAGAATCATTCAACTTGA